One part of the Microbulbifer sp. THAF38 genome encodes these proteins:
- the gspJ gene encoding type II secretion system minor pseudopilin GspJ: protein MQIPQIKGQSGFTLVEVLVVLVLVAIISVGSFSLLEIFHNTDSVVERRAEELRRFSMALYRLEDDLRQVTARPVKNAYTGYEPAFRGDQDEFEFTRLGAANLTAEPRGELQRLGYSIGYPESDERSSFSEEEDTGALLLRSRWQVLDRGPDSEPIVEPLLTGVESLTLQYFDPNSDAWVAQWPPAGTTASTTSADSRLPKAIEFVLMTRQYGEIRRVFSFSTVEFSPPGANSGSGGNGGGNNSNGGNSGGNNSGGGGNDERL from the coding sequence ATGCAGATTCCCCAAATAAAAGGTCAGTCCGGCTTTACCTTGGTTGAGGTGCTCGTTGTACTGGTACTGGTGGCGATCATCAGTGTCGGCTCATTTTCCCTTCTGGAGATTTTCCACAATACCGATAGCGTTGTTGAGCGACGTGCAGAAGAGTTACGCCGTTTTTCCATGGCACTTTATCGCCTGGAAGATGACCTGCGCCAGGTTACGGCGCGACCGGTCAAGAATGCCTATACGGGTTATGAGCCCGCTTTTCGCGGTGATCAGGATGAGTTCGAATTTACCCGCCTGGGGGCGGCAAATCTGACCGCTGAACCTCGAGGAGAACTTCAGAGGCTGGGTTACAGTATCGGTTATCCCGAGAGTGATGAACGCAGCTCCTTTTCGGAAGAGGAAGATACCGGGGCCCTGTTGTTGCGCAGCCGCTGGCAGGTACTGGATCGCGGACCGGATTCAGAACCCATTGTCGAACCACTGCTAACCGGGGTGGAAAGCCTGACTTTGCAGTACTTTGACCCTAATTCTGATGCCTGGGTTGCCCAATGGCCGCCAGCCGGTACTACAGCATCTACTACCAGTGCAGATAGCCGCCTGCCAAAGGCTATCGAGTTCGTATTAATGACCCGTCAGTACGGTGAAATTCGCCGCGTTTTTTCCTTCTCAACGGTAGAGTTCAGTCCTCCTGGAGCTAATTCCGGCAGCGGTGGCAATGGAGGGGGGAACAACTCAAACGGCGGCAATTCAGGTGGGAATAATTCCGGCGGAGGTGGTAACGATGAGCGGCTCTAA